In Mytilus galloprovincialis chromosome 1, xbMytGall1.hap1.1, whole genome shotgun sequence, the following are encoded in one genomic region:
- the LOC143051500 gene encoding UBX domain-containing protein 6-like, whose product MSAIKKFFQKKKMDFKFKKYGEGHKLDEPTQKPPPTHRPVPQPGTSSQPPISPRGDATVTEEKKRAAAAALARMEQKEKQSKQDENIMSMKARMRREMEAEKKASEKMMAQAQAMQGPVEIEKDHSPVIPHVLYTCPDIGPAVLPKDEIDAYIQEFLLGQLAEEPEMSSAVMIQTLNKDKEKVKICVETLIKYLDNITKNPGEEKYRKIRMSNKAFKERVSQLNGTDEFLQACGFEIKQLPFEDNEENFYVMSGEIAENVERLNGIKEVLVAAEPIQCQLDRALKVFHQSSSSSKFDIPEEFYAINPEELKREQQRRQEAVEKMGMLRTKAMRERDEMKELRKYRFTLVRVRLPDGILIQGIFRANEKLSCLYDFIRSSLENDWMPFILQTSNGSKLTEETKTMAELGLCPAVVLHFVWDESIMKDVHAAQGGGATSSILKSDIIAHIQSL is encoded by the exons ATGTCAGCCATAAAGAAGTTTTTTCAGAAGAAGAAGATGGATTTTAAGTTTAAAAAGTATGGTGAGGGACATAAATTAGATGAGCCCACACAAAAGCCCCCTCCTACACACAGGCCTGTACCACAACCAGGAACCAGTAGTCAACCACCAATTTCTCCCAGAGGAGATGCTACTGTAACAGAGGAGAAGAAACGGGCAGCAGCTGCAGCACTGGCAAGAATGGAACAGAAAGAGAAACAATCTAAACAAG ATGAAAACATAATGTCAATGAAAGCTAGAATGAGAAGAGAGATGGAGGCTGAAAAAAAAGCCTCAGAAAAAATGATGGCCCAAGCTCAAGCTATGCAAGGACCAGTGGAAATAGAAAAAGACCATTCTCCTGTAATACCACATGTTTTATATACCTGTCCAGATATTGGGCCAGCAGTACTTCCAAAGGATGAAATAGATGCTTATATTCAGGAATTCCTTCTTGGTCAGCTTGCTGAAGAGCCAGAAATGTCTTCTGCAGTTATGATACAAACTTTGAACAAAGacaaagaaaaagtaaaaatctGTGTAGAAACTTTAATTAAATATTTAgacaatattacaaaaaatcctggtgaagaaaaatatagaaaaataaggaTGTCAAATAAAGCATTTAAAGAAAGGGTATCTCAGTTAAATGGAACAGATGAATTTTTACAAGCTTGTGGATTTGAAATTAAACAGCTACCATTTGAAGATAATGAAGAAAACTTCTATGTAATGTCAGGGGAAATTGCAGAAAATGTTGAAAGACTCAACGGAATAAAAGAAGTTTTAGTTGCAGCTGAACCAATACAATGTCAACTTGATCGTGCTTTAAAAGTTTTTCATCAATCTTCCAGTTCATCCAAATTTGACATTCCTGAAGAATTTTATGCTATAAATCCTGAAGAGCTTAAAAGAGAACAACAAAGAAGGCAGGAAGCTGTTGAAAAAATGGGCATGCTACGTACCAAGGCAATGCGTGAAAGGGATGAAATGAAAGAGCTACGAAAATACCGTTTCACTCTTGTACGAGTTAGATTACCAGATGGTATTCTTATCCAAGGAATATTCAGAGCTAATGAAAAATTATCCTGCTTGTATGATTTTATACGATCATCGTTAGAGAATGACTGGATGCCATTTATTTTACAAACAAGCAATGGTAGTAAGTTGACAGAAGAGACAAAAACTATGGCTGAGCTTGGTTTATGTCCTGCAGTAGTGTTACATTTTGTATGGGATGAATCTATAATGAAGGATGTGCATGCAGCACAAGGAGGAGGAGCTACAAGTTCTATTTTAAAATCAGATATTATAGCTCATATTCAGTCATTATAA